In a genomic window of Carassius carassius chromosome 43, fCarCar2.1, whole genome shotgun sequence:
- the si:dkey-234i14.3 gene encoding fibulin-7-like: protein MTDAELALALLQSRPVTLEHNQTELKCSAFTADFEDLCSVIIKMKVFFMIVFTSQLFTSQGQDCQSGEEVLNALHQVQKLLSAHETSFLQSLRSLRKKLSLLQNSTVKHSKSNTDKGTVSDCPPPEPLANGRILGTVFKFGHEVHFLCSSGFQLMGPETRVCLDSQNWSGAQPSCKSVDSTVNNDASASISASSFSPSHPAASVSTHVRAPRCIEFLDSTHCTCEQGYSISSHNSTLCTDIDECELFRRTRPGRLCLHTCVNTAGSFHCECPAGYSLGRDSRSCHDIDECARATHNCSSEQVCVNTFGGHRCVDVDCPRIGNANYIKTSALRCDRNPCIQGDKACFQAPVFINFHFMSVVSNMSTPTVLFRLSAARILGDTLRFGLLGTRGVQHFSVQRSDRLTGQLVLVNSLQGPDALEVEIEMSEMERRVLLGRYVTKVTLFVSPYNF, encoded by the exons ATGACAGATGCAGAGCTAGCTCTAGCTTTGCTCCAGTCGAGACCCGTCACGC TTGAACATAACCAAACTGAGCTCAAGTGCTCTGCATTCACTGCGGATTTTGAGGACTTGTGTTCTGTTATTATAAAGATGAAGGTTTTTTTCATGATCGTTTTTACAAGCCAACTCTTCACATCTCAGGGGCAA GACTGTCAGAGTGGAGAGGAAGTGCTGAATGCTCTTCATCAGGTCCAAAAGCTCCTCTCTGCCCATGAGACGTCCTTCCTTCAGAGTCTACGGAGCCTCCGCAAGAAGCTCAGCCTTTTACAGAACAGCACAGTAAAACACAGCAAGTCCAACACAGACAAGGGCACAG TGTCAGACTGTCCTCCACCTGAACCGCTGGCTAATGGGCGGATCCTCGGGACTGTGTTTAAGTTTGGTCACGAGGTCCACTTCCTGTGCAGCTCTGGGTTTCAGCTGATGGGGCCAGAGACCAGAGTCTGTCTGGACTCCCAGAACTGGAGTGGAGCTCAACCGTCCTGCAAGT CTGTGGACAGTACTGTAAACAATGATGCATCCGCCTCTATATCAGCATCCTCATTCTCACCGTCTCATCCTGCTGCCTCCGTCTCCACCCATGTGAGAGCGCCCCGCTGCATTGAGTTTCTGGACTCCACCCACTGCACCTGTGAGCAGGGCTACAGCATCTCCAGCCACAACAGCACACTGTGCACAG acatTGACGAATGCGAGCTCTTCCGTCGTACTCGTCCTGGCCGTCTGTGTCTGCACACCTGTGTGAATACGGCTGGAAGTTTCCACTGCGAGTGTCCCGCCGGTTACAGCCTGGGTCGTGATAGCAGGAGCTGCCACG ACATTGACGAGTGTGCGAGGGCGACCCATAACTGCAGTAGTGAGCAGGTGTGCGTGAATACATTCGGAGGTCATCGCTGTGTGGATGTGGACTGCCCTCGCATCGGTAACGCCAACTACATCAAAACCTCAGCGCT GCGATGCGACCGTAACCCTTGCATCCAAGGAGACAAAGCATGTTTCCAGGCCCCGGTCTTCATTAACTTCCACTTCATGTCCGTGGTGTCCAATATGTCCACACCCACCGTCCTCTTCCGGTTGTCTGCGGCTCGCATCCTGGGCGACACGTTGCGCTTCGGCCTGCTGGGGACCCGGGGAGTCCAGCACTTCAGCGTCCAGCGCTCGGACAGACTGACGGGGCAGCTGGTGCTGGTGAACTCTCTTCAGGGTCCCGACGCTCTAGAGGTCGAAATAGAAATGAGCGAGATGGAAAGAAGGGTGCTGCTCGGGAGATACGTCACCAAAGTCACTCTCTTTGTGTCACCGTATAACTTCTGA